Genomic window (Phragmites australis chromosome 21, lpPhrAust1.1, whole genome shotgun sequence):
TGGGTGAGGCGGGCCACAACGCACCCACCACCGAGCTAGAGCTCGTTTACGGCCCGCCAAAAGCTAGGCGCTAATTATTTGGCGGAGGAAAAAAATCCatgagtgaaaaaaaaaattacgtgTAAGCTCGGAAGCGTGCCAACTTATGACTACTATCCAAACGCACATGTGCGTCGCAgtcaaactaaaaaaaaattggcacaGCGTCCATCGGTAGCAATCCCGTGTAACTCTGTCACGTTTCCAAGCCTCCATTGCATGAAAAGCGGGGGCTTGTTTGGCAGTACTTTGGTCCATCCGCATTGCATCAGTTCGCCCTGCTGTCTACTACTCCAGTGGTGTGCATTCGGAGTATATCGCCCCAGCCTCGACCGACATCGTCGATTATGCACGCCGTCATTTGCTCGAGGCAGACATCTAGCTATCCACTTGCAACTGTATTCGTTTCATGCATCATTTCGTCGAGCAACGCTCGAATATAAATAGCGCATGAAAAGCATTCGAACGGGAAAGGTTCAGAATAATAAGGTGTGTCCGTGACAGAGGAAACAAATTTATATGACTTTATTCTAAGAAAGACTCTCTCTCATCTTCAGTCCGGTCATCAAATCACGAAATAGATATCTGGATAGGATCTAACACGGAATTGCAGCCGCAGAGGGCTCTGCAGCTCTGCAAGGCACGCAAACACAGACACGGCATTTCCGCCAACTTTGCGCTTTTGGCACAAGCCGTCAGGTTAAGATAGATTTGCCCTTTGATGAAACGGGATCGATCAATAAATCTGCACATAAAGTCTCAACTCTCAACGCACAAATTCTGCCGGGGGCAGTTTTTGCGCCTTTTGTACATGACCTAACAGGAATGAACAATCATTCCATAACAGACTGTAAATTTCTTTGGTTCTTTGATGTCTGTAGGTATAGTCACAGCGACACATAAATATTGTAGGCTTTTCAAACGGATGGCCAAGAGGTGAATCTGCAAGCACATGTGAATAGTTTGTTAGTAGTTGGTAAAAACCACAAAAGCGGAAAAGCAATGCATCTCATGTGCAAGTGCAAAGAAGGGATATAGCAACATGAACCGATGCACAAGCAAACTGGAAACCGTTCGGTGTATAGGAATAAAGAAGTCGAAGAAATTGAAGCTAACATAGATTGAACCTAATAACTGACCGACTGGTATTTCTAGAGTAGTCTTATTGGCAACCTCATCTAGCACGTTCCAGAGACAGTTTAGAAACATCATTAGAGCAGGCCATCCTCAAAACAATATCTATTCTAGCTCAAGTGTTGGGGCTATTGACTTTTTCTATGTTCACATCATTGTTTCTCTAGAAACTACCAGCTGTTCTAGACTCTTCTtactttagaaaaataaaatatgggCCCAAGAAAATTATGATTTCACTGTCAAAGCCTGAGATATTATCACTAGTTTTCAAGATGATGTGAATGACGAATGGGCCTTTGATTTTATCAGATGCACACATCAAAAAGATGTCAGAATAATTGTAAAATGTGAAAGGCGCTAACGTGGTCTAATGGTCTAAGTACATCCTCAGAGAATTAATTGACTAAATATGTGCAAGGTGGTTAACTGATGACTACATGCAAAGAATGAGGAAACAAAATCGCTGAACAAAGAAGATGTCTAACTAGTCTCACCAAGCTGAGTCAATGGTTCTGCTGCATTGACTTCATTTATGAATCAACCATCAGTGCACATAAAGAACTTTTAATTAAACACCAGTAGAAGGAAAATGGAACGACCccaaaatttattaaaaaaatatacatatgcTCCAAAGGATCAATACAATGATATGAAAGCTTTCGTTGCAATGCACCCATGACCCATTCATGAAATCTGATGCTAACTAATTAACATTTGTTGCCAGGATCGAGGAAGGACATGAAGAAAAGTATGCACAGATTAACATGCAGTTTGAGCAATCTTCAACAATCCAAGCCATCATTATGCAGCCTTTAAGCTATAGTTGTGTAACTGTTCAACAGCTAACGCAACATGACAGATCATAGTTTGCTATAATTGCCACGGGGGCTATCTACGTAAGCAATTGTGAAGAAAAGCTAAGTTGAGGAAGATGTCTGGATAAACCATATGGCACATGAGCAAGAAAATATAGTAACCTTGGAAAAACTTATCTGATTGTTCAACTACCCTTTCTGGAAAAACTAGAGGGCACTTTCTATCTGCTAGCTATGTTGGTCCTTGTAGTCTAGAAATAGTGCTTGCATTTTGAAACATTCTAGAAATGATACTAAGAGAGGAAGGAATAAGATGGAAGTAGAGATCTACCAAGTTCCACAGGCAAAAAGGAGAAATCATATTTCAGCAATACAGACAGATGTTGACCAGATGATTGAGCATGCAGAAAATATGAAACAACACTTACTCTTGTTTTGGTATTTCTGGTCTCAGGTGGCTAGGTGGGCATTCAATGATGAATAAGTTGTGGAAAATTTATGAGAATACAATGATGCTGATGACAAGGTTCTCGGTGCATAAATCCTATGTTCCTAACAGGGCAGCTGACCTCAATGGCTTTGATAGATATTTTGTCAGAAGGTATGGTAGAAATTAGAGGAGCTTTCTATAGGAAGATAGGATTAATATAGAAAGCACATGGTTTTCCATGGAGGGTTGGAAGCAGATGACTTTCTATTGGATTCCTGAACAATAAGTATAATGTGTATTTAAATTTTCCTCTACTTCAAATAAAGAATTGATTCCTAATCATGTAATTAAAGAATCGATAAGACTGTGCTCTGTTCAGTATGTACAATGATAGGATCCTCACCCTGAAGAACTTAACCAACACATTTGGCTTCTAAGGCAATTAGTGAATTCAGACGTTAGGGTCATACTGAGTACTATCATCCACTATTCCACCACTGTGTTTACAATTACACTTGGGAAATTTGTTACAAAGGGTTTTAATAGAACTAATGGACCTCTATAGGTAGACTCGCTTGCTCAGTGCAAACACAATCACAGCatcaaattctttttttttttttaacaaaaaaactTATCGTAAGACTGGAGAGTGAACAAGCACATGCCAATGTCACTGTACATTGGAAGGTGGTCAGCACATCAAAGATACACTAGAAGTTGGAggtgagtaattaagtttatattaTTGCTTCTCCAGCTATTCCTGCAATATCAGGGTTTCTACAGATTTTTCTAAAGAATGATATCCATTTAGGATGCACAAATGCCATTGCGTTTTACCACAATTTCACCAAATTTGGATGTTTCCTACCTTCTGGTTAAGAAAAAGGTTAGTTCTACAGTCAAAACACAGAACAGAGAAAATCGAGCTTCAATGGTAGAATAAATAGTTCCAGGTAGGTTATAATCTACTTAAAAAAACCGTATCCGATAACAGTAGCAGTGTTTTACTATAAGAATACCTCCTACTATCAGCACAACTGTGCTCAATTCTTGCTGCTGGGTGTGCCGCCATCCTGCGAGCCACTGTCCTGTGAGTTGCTGCCACTTCCCCCATTGCTCCCATCCTGCTGCGATGGTTGCCCTCCCAATCCACTGAATGGCCATGGCAGAGACACGTTGAATCTCCTCTCAACCACCCTTGCAttctcctccctcccttcctGAGCAGCACTAGAGCTCCCAGATGCAGCTGCAGCAGCGATGCCAACAGCCGGCTGCGGATTAGAGGCCTTACGGCCCTCATAATCAGGATCATCAGTGGGCAGCTCAAAGCGACAGACGGGGCACGAGTTGTGGAGCTCAAGCCAGGGCACGATGCAGTCGGCGTGGTAGATGTGCTTGCAGGGCATCTGCTTGGCCAACTCCCCAGGCGATAAATCCTCCTTGCAAACGGCGCACTCAGTGCCCTCCACCGCGGCGACCATGGCCTCTGTCACGACGACGTCAGGGAGCGCGGAGAGGGCAGACTTGGCGGCTGGCGGTGTGCCGTAGCGGTTGGGGTCGTTCTCGGCGAGCTGCTCGATGAGTTGCTCCAGACCCGGACCGACGAAGTAGTCGCCGAAGCTTGCCCCGCCGACGCGGCCGAGGCCGGGGCCGGGGCCGAGGCTGACGTTGGCGTCGTCGAGGAGGACCTGGATGTTGGCGCCGCCCTCCATGAGGCTGTGGATGTAGTTCTGGATGAATACGACCGGGTCGAAGACCTCAAGCTCGTTCTCGGGGGTCGcggtgccgccgccggcgcgcgAGCCGGAGCCGCCGGCGCCGACCCTGGGGCGGTCTTCGCGGATTTCGAGGAGGTTGTTGAGGAAGGCGGGGAGGTCGTTGGGCGGGGACGGGGAGGTCGCcgcggaggaggacgaggacgataGGGAAGGGGAACCgccggtggtggaggtggtgttGGCGGCGGGGAACGtggtggaggcgaaggggaaCGGAAAAGGGAAGGGGACGAAGGTAGGGGCGGGGACGGTGACCTCCTCGAGGAAGTCGCCGCGGCAGTCGGGGCAGAagagctcgccggcggcggcggcggaagccGCGAGGAGGACGGTGCGGTTGCATTGGTAGCAGAAGTATTGCttgcgcgcggcggcggcgtagtAGGCGGCGGCTGGGGTCGACATGGCGGCGCACGGCGATCTCGTGGCGGCCGCGatggggagttttttttttctttttggggaCTTTTTGGAATTTAGGTATTCGATTTCTAGTGCTGTGTGTTTGTGTAGTGCGATTTCCTCCGGTTCTGTTTACGAAGCGTCGTGGATCGGGGATTAGATGTCAGGTGCAGTCGCCAAAGGATCCGCCGTCCGCGCAGCATCGTAGGCACCGTAGACGGCAAGGTCTGAAGTTCCCAGCGTATGGCTTCTGTTGCAAGTGGCGCGGCTGCCGCCGTCCGCCGAGATTGTCCACGCCATGGAGGAGATTTCCAATACCGTAACCTATCTCTGCTCTCTGAGCTCGCCGACCCTAGGCAGTGGCGGATCTAGCATTTTAGGTAAGGGTGGTCCAatttgatataatttttttttaacaccacATGTATAACATACCAACATACAAATATAGAACTTATCAAAAGCACCATACAAATCTACACACAATGATACTCAATATTTCAATTCTCTATTCCATTCCCTACATTCGTACAAATTACAATTGCTAAAATCGAATAAAATGGAACCTCGCCCGGTCTGGTGGCCTGGGCCTGGTGCGCATGtgcccgccggccgccgccgctcctgcCGTGACCCTCTTGATAGTATACTAAGTACTTGTACAATTTTCATTGCCATTATCTTGATAGTTTAAGAGCCTTTTTTTCAGCATTACACTCTACTATCTAAGGTTTAATCAAGTCTGCAATTTTCATTGCAATTTTTTCAGCAAATATTTTCCCTTTCGTGGGCTACAAGCCTACAAACATGTGCTTGCATAGCTGCATGAAGGACGGGCAAGCCATGACCGGCATGCAGGCAGTGCAGTAAACCAACAAGAGCACAAACAACGTAACGTAGCGCGCAGAGCCGCAGACGACCAGGTTGCGTGAATGACCGTGTTGCAAGTAGCAAAAGCCACGCAGAGCCATGCGCCAAAAAGAACAGAAAGAAAAATCCAGCATCGCGCGATTTCCGCgggatccatgcatgcatccatccatccatgcatgcaaaCGCGCGCGTGGGGCGCCGCCGAGACAGGCGCATTTGTACATGCAGAGACACTTGGTCGCAGCGCAGGCTAGGCTACCTCTGCAGCTCTCCACCGACTCCTCTCTCTGGTCACTCACGGCTACGTATATACAGGTTGCATACGGCTAAATCCTTAGGGTGGTCCACGGCCCACCCGTGCCACCCTTTGGATCCGCCACTGACCCTAGGCCTCAGCATCAATGTCGCCGTCGCGGGTGTCCCCTTGGACCTCCTGATCCAGCCACCACAACAACAAGAAGCCTGgggtagggatggcaattgaGTACGGCGAGTACGGATAGTGATCAACTATATTCGTAACTATCGGTTTTTTATTCATCTATGGATATACCCGTGAACGTCCATGGATGAATGGTCAGTCTCAAACTCATCGCTCGTGGGTATACCCGTTTACCTGTGTGGTGGTAGAGTGGGCCAGGCGAGGTGACACGACAGGGCGGTGCCACGGGGGCAGTTGGGCGGGCTGGGGCAGCGCAGGGTGGTGGGGTAATGCGGCGGGCCGGGGGCGGTGAGACATGGCAGTTGGGTGCGCTGGAGTGATGTGGCGGGGCGGCGACGAAACAGGTTGGTGGGATGGGGCGGCGGGGCGATGGGGCCACCCGGGGCGATGCAGTGTGTGCTGCTGGGGCAAGGTGGCAGGCAATTAGGGATGAACTAGGGCGACGTTGGGGGCGGTGTGATGGGCAGTTAGGAGTTGAAGAGGAGAGAGGTGGGTTATGAGGTATTTATATGATGTGGAATGTTAGGGTTTATAAGTGGGATATTTATATGATAGGTGTATGGGTTTCGCAGTTATGAATGTGTCTTACTCATATTCATACCCTTCTATCCGTCGGGTAGTATTGTCTATTCACGAGCATATCCATAGATACTAAATATTACtcatattttatcatattcGAATATTTACCCACGGATAAATAGGTAATTAAGATAAATTACCATCCCTACGGGGTCACAGACGAGGTGGTTGAGAGGCGATGAGGTCACCGCGGGGTGAATTGTTCAGGCACAACAGACATTTTGATTTTCTTTCCCGAGTCTTGCATGATCTTTTTTTTGAAGGGCAAACTGTGGGGGAGTTCCCCACAGCACTTCATGTTTCATTTATAAAGAGGATATTTACAAGCATTggggggagagggggagggggagagaggagtACTAAAACTTATAAGACTGTCTCTAACCACTGAATAAAAAGTAAACGTTTGTCTTCCGAAAATCGAAAAGACTGAAGGTAAAATTGCTCCCTAAGGCGTCTGATCCATAGCTGGTGAGTTGCCTGAATCCCATCAAAAATAACAGAATTTCGTAGCTTCCAAATCTCCCATGCAGCTATGAGGAAAACATCCATGAAGAAGGAAGAGGTTGACGTCTGCTTCGCTGCAAGAATTTTCCCATGGATCTCCAAATGTTCCAGCCAGTAAATGCCAATCCGGGCCCAGCAGTGTTGAGCAAAATCACATTCAAAGAATAGATGGTCCCTTGTTTCCCTCAAATCATCTTGGCATAAAACACAGTTTGTCCCAGACTGAACATTACTGTTACGGCGCTGGAGCATATCCTTAGTATTTAATCTATCCATAATGAGGAGccatccaaaaaaaattatcctaGGCATACTCTTAGCCTTCCAAAGCAATTTGAAGGTTATTGGTGCCTGCACACCAGAAAAAACATATCTATACATTCGACTTGAGGTGTATCTGTTATTTCCCCAAATGAAAACCCATTGATCATTCTCATACTCATTATAAGGAATGGCCTGCAGATATTCTTGTAAACTTAACATCTCATGGAAAGCCTCCTGGGTTAGCGGCAAATGAAAAAGAGATTCCATATCAGGTGCTTCCATAATTTGCCGAACTGATGTCTAATCAGTCCGAGCAAATGAGAATAGCCGGGGAAACCGATCTGCCAGCCTCTCAGATGACCAAACATCCTCCCAGAAAAGAACAGTGGAACCATTTCCTATGATGCATGTAGCTATACCTCTGTATAAAGTATTTAATCGGAACACATCCTTCCACCAAAAGGATCCAACTTCTCTTGTGGCATGAGGAATCTTGTCAGTATAATATGAGGACCATATCAGATTGACCCAAGGGATATTCTGTCTGGAATAGAATTTGTGTAGATGCTTAAGAAGAAGTGTATCATTCTGCAGGTTCAGGTTTATGATACCTAAGCCCCCTTTATCTTTAGGTTTAATTAGCAAAGGCCATGCTGCAAGGTTACCTCCCTTTTTGCTTCTGTCATTACCTCTCCATAGACACTGCTTTCTTGCTCTATCAATATTCTCAATTACTCCCTTATGCAGTTTGATAGTGCACATGGCATAGGTGATGATTGGTGTGACCATAGAATTAACCATTTGCAGCCTGCCAGACAATGTTAGCAGTGACGAGCATGAGGACAGCCTTCTTTCCACTCTATCCATAATGGGTGAGAAATCTTCGATTCTTGGCTTTGTTGTACCCATTGGTAGTCCCAAATATGAAAACGGCATAGATCCCAATTGACAACCAAAAGTGAGTGCTAAAGATTCGGCCTTGTCAGATGTGATGTTAATGGGTATCATTTGAGATTTACTATAATTAACTCTCAGTCCTGTGGAGTCTGCAAAAGTATTGAGCAATGCTTTGAGGCACATTAGCTGTGGGGCATCAGCTTCCATTATAAATAAGGTGTCATCCGCATATTGTACAATGG
Coding sequences:
- the LOC133903622 gene encoding E3 ubiquitin-protein ligase RING1-like, whose product is MSTPAAAYYAAAARKQYFCYQCNRTVLLAASAAAAGELFCPDCRGDFLEEVTVPAPTFVPFPFPFPFASTTFPAANTTSTTGGSPSLSSSSSSAATSPSPPNDLPAFLNNLLEIREDRPRVGAGGSGSRAGGGTATPENELEVFDPVVFIQNYIHSLMEGGANIQVLLDDANVSLGPGPGLGRVGGASFGDYFVGPGLEQLIEQLAENDPNRYGTPPAAKSALSALPDVVVTEAMVAAVEGTECAVCKEDLSPGELAKQMPCKHIYHADCIVPWLELHNSCPVCRFELPTDDPDYEGRKASNPQPAVGIAAAAASGSSSAAQEGREENARVVERRFNVSLPWPFSGLGGQPSQQDGSNGGSGSNSQDSGSQDGGTPSSKN